The proteins below come from a single Mya arenaria isolate MELC-2E11 chromosome 6, ASM2691426v1 genomic window:
- the LOC128239035 gene encoding beta-1,4-galactosyltransferase 2-like, translating into MVRRCTRFTSVFVFLMVCASLVSVINVRQLGVSLKTKLRVAKLSFGAASGLNSEKPTCDSKSGNDNTGRICNDKTPNVIRELTYKLRGNGSLDFCQAVPDSLEGRLNISLEAKLQSTSPPVLQDVSPSGAWSPKSCVARQRIAIIIPFRDRQKHLDILVYNLVPVLKRQKVAFRIFVVEQFGNKTFNKGRLMNIGFMEARKHGEFDCFIFHDVDLIPEDDRNMYTCSANPRHMSPAVDVLRYKLPYMALVGGVLSIKAQHFFKINGYSNLYWGWGAEDDDMFYRLSASKISVLRPPFNIGRYKMIKHDKNDVSTVRLHFLKTAKTRYLKEGLNTLEYKLVETRLEKLYTRIIANVGDPPKNQTEYPKANVGDPPKNQTEHPKANVDDPPKNQTEYPKSNVGDPPKNQTEHPKANVDDPPKNQTEYPKANVDDPPKNQTEYPKANVGDPPKKQTEYPKETVGDPPKKQTEYPKANVGDPPKNQTEHPKANVDDPPKNQTEYPKANVGDPPKNQTEHPKANVDDPPKNQTEYPKANVGDPPKKQTEYPKETVGDPPKKQTEYPKANVGDPPKNQTEYPKANVGDPPKN; encoded by the exons ATGGTGCGGCGATGTACTAGATTTACgtctgtttttgtgtttttgatgGTCTGTGCCTCCCTGGTCAGTGTTATAAATGTAAGGCAATTGGGCGTCTCCCTCAAAACGAAACTCCGCGTTGCAAAACTCTCATTCGGTGCGGCTTCCGGTCTGAACAGTGAGAAACCAACGTGTGATTCCAAAAGCGGAAACGACAACACAGGACGCATTTGCAATGACAAAACGCCAAACGTTATCAGGGAATTAACGTATAAATTAAGAGGAAACGGTTCTTTAGACTTTTGTCAGGCTGTTCCAGATTCACTTG AAGGAAGACTTAACATTTCCCTTGAGGCAAAACTACAATCTACGTCGCCCCCGGTACTCCAGGATGTGTCGCCAAGTGGCGCATGGAGTCCGAAGAGTTGCGTTGCTAGGCAACGGATAGCAATCATCATACCTTTTCGCGACAGGCAGAAACATTTGGACATTTTAGTATACAATCTTGTTCCGGTATTGAAACGACAAAAAGTGGCCTTCAGAATATTTGTGGTAGAACAG tttGGCAacaaaaccttcaacaaagGTCGGCTTATGAACATCGGGTTTATGGAAGCGCGGAAGCACGGTGAGTTTGACTGCTTTATCTTCCACGACGTCGATCTTATACCGGAAGACGACAGGAATATGTACACGTGCTCTGCGAATCCTCGTCATATGTCCCCGGCCGTGGATGTCTTGCGTTATAA atTGCCGTACATGGCGCTGGTGGGAGGGGTGCTCAGCATCAAGGCACAACATTTTTTCAAGATCAACGGATATTCGAACCTTTACTGGGGCTGGGGCGCTGAGGATGATGATATGTTTTACAG ACTGTCAGCCTCGAAGATAAGTGTTTTACGCCCCCCTTTCAACATTGGacgatataaaatgataaaacacgaCAAAAACGATGTTTCCACAGTCAG ATTGCACTTTTTGAAAACAGCGAAAACACGTTACTTAAAAGAGGGTCTCAATACTTTGGAGTACAAATTGGTTGAAACCCGGCTTGAGAAGTTGTATACACGCATAATAGCGAATGTGGGTGATCCTCCGAAAAATCAGACTGAATATCCTAAAGCGAATGTGGGTGATCCGCCGAAGAATCAGACCGAACATCCAAAAGCGAATGTGGATGATCCGCCGAAGAATCAGACTGAATATCCAAAATCGAATGTGGGTGATCCCCCGAAAAATCAGACCGAACATCCAAAAGCGAATGTGGATGATCCGCCGAAGAATCAGACTGAATATCCAAAAGCGAATGTGGATGATCCGCCGAAGAATCAGACTGAATATCCAAAAGCGAATGTGGGTGATCCGCCGAAGAAACAGACTGAATATCCAAAAGAGACTGTGGGTGATCCGCCGAAGAAACAAACTGAATATCCAAAAGCGAATGTGGGTGATCCGCCGAAGAATCAGACCGAACATCCAAAAGCGAATGTGGATGATCCGCCGAAGAATCAGACTGAATATCCAAAAGCGAATGTGGGTGATCCCCCGAAAAATCAGACCGAACATCCAAAAGCGAATGTGGATGATCCGCCGAAGAATCAGACTGAATATCCAAAAGCGAATGTGGGTGATCCGCCGAAGAAACAGACTGAATATCCAAAAGAGACTGTGGGTGATCCGCCGAAGAAACAAACTGAATATCCAAAAGCGAATGTGGGTGATCCGCCGAAGAATCAGACTGAATATCCAAAAGCGAATGTGGGTGATCCGCCAAAGAACTAG
- the LOC128237568 gene encoding beta-1,4-N-acetylgalactosaminyltransferase bre-4-like translates to MTKSSSEEALQNIITQYKCPPLCRKTAVERFQAALQPAPSPALKDVSQGGTWSPEGCVARQRIAITIPFRDRQKHLDILVYNLVPVLKRQEVAFGVFVVEQFGNSTFNKGRLMNIGFTEARKYDEFDCFIFHDIDLIPEDDRNMYTCSEKPRHMSPAVDVLSYTSPYMALVGGVLSIKAEHFFKINGYSNIYWGWGAEDDDMFYKLSASKITVLRPPFTIGRYKMIKYDRKDVSPIRLYF, encoded by the exons ATGACGAAATCTTCTAGTGAGGAGGCCCTGCAAAACATCATTACGCAGTACAAATGTCCGCCGCTATG taGGAAGACTGCAGTAGAACGCTTTCAGGCGGCACTACAACCTGCACCGTCCCCGGCACTCAAAGATGTGTCGCAAGGTGGCACATGGAGTCCGGAGGGCTGCGTTGCTAGACAACGGATTGCAATCACCATACCTTTTCGTGACAGGCAGAAGCATTTGGACATTTTAGTTTATAATCTAGTACCGGTATTGAAACGACAAGAAGTGGCCTTCGGAGTATTTGTAGTAGAACAG TTTGGGAACAGCACCTTCAACAAAGGTCGGCTTATGAACATCGGGTTTACGGAAGCGCGGAAGTACGATGAGTTTGACTGCTTCATCTTCCACGACATCGATCTGATACCGGAAGACGACAGGAATATGTACACGTGCTCGGAGAAGCCTCGTCATATGTCCCCGGCCGTGGATGTTTTGAGTTACAC ATCGCCGTACATGGCGCTGGTGGGAGGGGTGCTCAGCATCAAAGCAGAACATTTTTTCAAGATCAACGGATATTCGAACATTTACTGGGGCTGGGGCGCTGAGGATGACGATATGTTTTACAA ACTGTCAGCCTCGAAGATAACTGTTTTACGGCCTCCATTCACTATTGGACggtataaaatgattaaatacgACAGAAAAGATGTTTCCCCAATCAG ATTGTACTTTTAG